In the Euryarchaeota archaeon genome, one interval contains:
- a CDS encoding response regulator, whose amino-acid sequence MPSKVLLVEDSKLHAAIVQKALAAKGVYDVTHALSVKEAMLQAARKSFDLAIVDYMLPDGDGLELLDSLRTQRPGLPVLFFTAYGSEDIAMQAMSRGAADYVVKGKNYGKELAKRVEDVLGRKEDYATMVGTIRTPPKEPTATGRSPLSTQPAAGSKLLRLVKALVVGDVKGAAIFDSEGRPIAADLPNSVDGMRLGTALVGTQFQAQHTLKQLRSGGPPSVLTMEYEDGLLTWTVVKGPLLVALMFDRKTEPTAAVRLTRYAAEKVWGASKAS is encoded by the coding sequence TTGCCGTCTAAGGTCCTCTTGGTCGAGGATAGCAAACTGCACGCGGCGATCGTGCAAAAAGCGCTGGCCGCCAAGGGCGTCTACGACGTGACACACGCTCTCTCCGTGAAGGAGGCGATGCTCCAGGCCGCCCGGAAATCATTCGACCTGGCGATCGTCGATTACATGCTGCCGGATGGCGACGGCCTCGAACTCCTCGATTCACTACGCACACAACGGCCCGGCCTTCCCGTCCTGTTCTTCACGGCGTACGGGTCGGAGGACATCGCGATGCAGGCGATGAGCCGGGGGGCTGCGGACTACGTGGTCAAGGGGAAGAACTACGGGAAGGAATTGGCAAAGCGCGTTGAGGACGTGTTGGGCCGCAAGGAAGACTACGCGACGATGGTGGGGACGATCCGCACGCCCCCGAAGGAGCCTACGGCGACCGGCCGCTCCCCCCTGTCCACTCAACCCGCCGCGGGATCAAAGCTCTTGAGACTCGTGAAGGCGCTCGTCGTGGGCGACGTGAAAGGCGCCGCCATCTTCGACTCGGAAGGTCGTCCGATCGCGGCGGATCTTCCGAATTCCGTCGACGGGATGAGGCTCGGGACCGCCCTCGTGGGAACGCAATTCCAAGCGCAGCACACGTTGAAACAATTGAGAAGCGGCGGCCCGCCGAGTGTGCTCACCATGGAGTACGAGGACGGCCTTCTCACATGGACGGTCGTGAAGGGGCCGCTTCTTGTGGCGCTCATGTTCGATCGGAAGACGGAACCCACGGCGGCCGTGCGGTTGACGCGCTACGCGGCCGAGAAGGTATGGGGTGCCAGCAAAGCGAGCTGA
- a CDS encoding NUDIX hydrolase has protein sequence MHEGHGHEGHAHASQTQSITTTPAMPEQAKFQHAAGTQFRLQAFLLIRDSQRRILTVQTTDWPGKWAIPGESLLMNEDPADAAARVARLWFETPLKPRFHGFFNYPATGAFDDRWYLLFIFEAEAPANLKGTPDTVEMKWVKPGESPGTFAMSHKDVWDRIKE, from the coding sequence ATGCACGAAGGACACGGGCATGAAGGCCACGCGCACGCCTCGCAGACTCAAAGCATCACGACGACGCCAGCGATGCCGGAGCAGGCGAAATTCCAACACGCCGCCGGAACCCAGTTCCGCCTCCAGGCGTTCCTCCTCATCCGCGACAGTCAACGGAGGATCCTCACCGTCCAGACGACGGATTGGCCCGGCAAGTGGGCCATCCCCGGCGAGTCGCTCCTCATGAACGAGGACCCCGCCGATGCGGCGGCGCGCGTCGCGCGCCTCTGGTTCGAAACACCCCTCAAGCCGCGCTTCCACGGGTTCTTCAACTACCCGGCGACGGGCGCGTTCGACGACCGCTGGTACCTCCTTTTCATCTTCGAGGCCGAGGCGCCCGCGAACCTCAAGGGAACGCCGGACACTGTCGAGATGAAATGGGTGAAACCGGGCGAGAGTCCGGGGACTTTCGCCATGAGCCACAAGGACGTTTGGGACAGGATCAAGGAATAA
- a CDS encoding NAD(P)H-dependent oxidoreductase subunit E — MPSASLSTMSDSDRVFIESVARRLAENEVVLLDALHELQRHYGHLPRSVLEEFSFQSKLAREVIWSAVTFYSNFRTDPAHAVSVGVCTSVSCWLRGAKDVVASFEGEARAGRCQMREVSCLGTCEAAPAIIVNGHSMPAPTTETSRKKLLTKPPDHPTSPLGYETLGQYEKRGGYAVLKTLRSASGAPATIAALKASGLRGMGGAGFGAGSKWDFVLKASGDHKFVVCNADEGEPGTFKDRLIMEHRPHELLEGILIACETVGAREVLIYLREEYVLARLALEAAIAEAKHGGLVRDGHLKPWERMDADGDPAPALAGVGIRIVIGAGAYVCGEETALLESIEGKRGEPRLKPPFPATHGLWQRPTLINNVETLAAVPGILRDGPEKFKSKGVRGNAGTRLFSISGHVESADVYDLPIGTTLAEAIQKAGGVVDGKRLKAFMPGGVSSGFLPATMSETPLDFDSLAKVGSMGGSGAIIVVAEGTCMVDLATSCLRFFANESCGKCTPCRVGTEKMKNMAEENRVGKAALDIGLVTELGETMALASICGLGQTAYLPLTSAMKHFPGEFTAHAVGNCLEKRCRF, encoded by the coding sequence ATGCCTTCTGCTTCGCTTTCGACGATGTCGGACTCGGACCGCGTCTTCATCGAATCGGTCGCCCGCCGGCTGGCTGAAAACGAGGTCGTCCTCCTCGATGCGCTCCACGAACTCCAGCGCCATTATGGTCATCTTCCCCGCTCCGTCCTCGAAGAGTTCTCGTTCCAATCCAAGCTTGCGCGCGAAGTTATCTGGAGCGCGGTCACGTTCTACTCCAACTTCCGCACCGACCCGGCGCACGCCGTGAGCGTCGGCGTGTGCACGAGCGTGTCGTGCTGGCTTCGGGGTGCGAAGGACGTCGTGGCATCGTTTGAAGGCGAGGCCCGGGCCGGGCGCTGCCAGATGCGCGAGGTGTCGTGCCTCGGGACGTGCGAAGCCGCTCCCGCGATAATCGTGAACGGCCATTCGATGCCAGCGCCCACGACGGAAACGTCAAGGAAAAAGCTCCTCACCAAACCGCCCGACCACCCGACCTCGCCGCTCGGTTACGAGACGCTCGGGCAATACGAGAAGCGGGGCGGATACGCCGTACTCAAGACGTTGCGTTCAGCGAGCGGAGCGCCGGCGACCATCGCGGCCCTGAAGGCTTCGGGACTACGCGGCATGGGCGGTGCCGGTTTTGGCGCTGGCTCCAAGTGGGACTTCGTCTTGAAAGCCTCGGGCGATCACAAGTTCGTCGTCTGCAACGCCGACGAGGGCGAGCCCGGGACGTTCAAGGATCGCCTCATAATGGAGCATCGGCCGCATGAACTACTCGAGGGCATCCTCATCGCGTGCGAGACCGTTGGTGCTCGCGAGGTGCTCATCTATCTGCGCGAGGAGTACGTTCTCGCCCGCCTCGCTCTGGAGGCCGCGATCGCCGAGGCCAAGCACGGTGGACTCGTGCGGGATGGCCACCTCAAACCTTGGGAGAGGATGGACGCCGATGGCGACCCCGCTCCGGCGCTTGCGGGCGTGGGCATCCGGATCGTCATCGGCGCCGGTGCATACGTATGCGGCGAAGAGACCGCGCTTCTCGAATCCATCGAGGGAAAACGCGGGGAACCCCGTCTCAAGCCGCCGTTCCCTGCGACTCACGGACTTTGGCAGAGGCCGACGCTCATCAACAACGTGGAAACGCTAGCCGCTGTTCCCGGGATCCTTCGCGACGGGCCCGAGAAGTTCAAAAGCAAGGGGGTTCGAGGCAACGCTGGAACGAGGTTGTTCAGCATCAGCGGCCACGTCGAGAGTGCAGACGTGTACGACCTCCCGATCGGGACCACGCTCGCGGAGGCCATCCAGAAAGCCGGTGGCGTCGTCGATGGGAAACGGCTCAAGGCGTTCATGCCCGGTGGTGTGTCGAGCGGATTCCTCCCGGCGACGATGAGCGAGACGCCGCTCGATTTCGACTCGCTCGCCAAGGTCGGCTCGATGGGAGGCTCGGGGGCCATCATCGTCGTCGCCGAGGGCACTTGCATGGTCGACCTTGCAACGTCCTGCCTCCGCTTCTTCGCGAATGAATCTTGCGGGAAATGCACGCCGTGCCGCGTCGGAACGGAGAAGATGAAGAACATGGCGGAGGAGAACCGCGTCGGGAAGGCCGCTCTCGACATAGGCCTCGTCACGGAATTGGGAGAGACGATGGCGCTTGCATCGATTTGCGGCCTCGGGCAGACCGCGTACCTCCCGCTTACCTCCGCGATGAAGCATTTCCCCGGCGAGTTCACGGCCCATGCGGTGGGGAATTGCCTTGAGAAACGGTGCCGGTTCTAG
- a CDS encoding type II toxin-antitoxin system HicB family antitoxin produces the protein MSTVKRTFTLVIEKDEAGWLVGSVPELPGCHTQAKSRRDLKKRIKEAILLYLEAKGEPPEGVEFVGVDRVEVTA, from the coding sequence ATGTCGACCGTGAAGCGCACCTTCACGCTGGTCATAGAGAAGGATGAAGCCGGGTGGCTCGTGGGAAGTGTCCCCGAGTTACCCGGATGCCACACGCAGGCGAAGTCCAGGCGGGACCTCAAGAAGCGCATCAAAGAGGCCATCCTTCTCTACCTGGAGGCAAAGGGGGAGCCTCCGGAAGGCGTCGAGTTCGTCGGCGTCGACCGCGTAGAGGTCACGGCGTGA
- a CDS encoding type II toxin-antitoxin system HicA family toxin produces the protein MSRLRPLPYRKVARALVRFGFKPTRQRGSHVFFQHADGRTTTVPMHPHEEIGRGLLRRILEQANLDPDEFLRVV, from the coding sequence GTGAGTCGGCTTCGACCACTTCCCTACCGGAAGGTCGCCCGGGCGCTCGTGCGCTTCGGATTTAAGCCGACCCGCCAACGGGGGAGCCACGTCTTCTTTCAACATGCGGATGGCCGTACCACGACGGTCCCAATGCACCCGCACGAAGAAATCGGGCGAGGACTCCTGCGGCGGATACTGGAGCAGGCGAACCTGGACCCGGATGAGTTCTTGCGCGTCGTGTGA
- a CDS encoding 3-isopropylmalate dehydratase small subunit: protein METRLKGKAWVFGDSIDTDMITPGKYLTIIDEKGLAEHLLEGADPEFPKKVGRGDIIVGGENFGCGSSREHAVIAMKGAGIQVVLAESFARIFYRNAINVGLPAMECVGIGKETKVGDVLEIDLATGDIKNTRSGKSFKAVPLSDKALEILEAGGLVNVVRERLSKAANHRPVTATPYAKHADSKED, encoded by the coding sequence ATGGAAACGAGGCTCAAGGGCAAGGCGTGGGTCTTCGGCGACTCGATCGACACGGACATGATAACGCCGGGGAAGTACCTGACAATCATCGACGAGAAGGGACTCGCCGAGCACCTTCTGGAAGGCGCCGACCCGGAGTTTCCGAAGAAAGTCGGCCGGGGCGACATCATCGTCGGCGGCGAGAACTTCGGTTGCGGTTCATCGCGCGAGCACGCGGTCATCGCCATGAAAGGGGCAGGGATACAAGTCGTTCTCGCCGAGTCGTTCGCACGGATCTTCTACCGCAACGCGATAAACGTGGGACTTCCCGCGATGGAATGCGTCGGCATTGGGAAGGAGACGAAGGTCGGCGACGTTTTGGAAATAGACCTCGCGACGGGCGATATCAAGAACACGAGGAGCGGGAAATCCTTCAAGGCAGTTCCGCTGTCAGACAAAGCCCTGGAGATATTGGAAGCGGGTGGCCTTGTTAACGTCGTACGCGAACGCCTTTCGAAGGCCGCCAACCACCGGCCCGTGACGGCGACGCCGTATGCGAAGCATGCGGATAGCAAGGAAGATTGA